One Mauremys mutica isolate MM-2020 ecotype Southern chromosome 9, ASM2049712v1, whole genome shotgun sequence DNA segment encodes these proteins:
- the LOC123377044 gene encoding disintegrin and metalloproteinase domain-containing protein 21-like: MAAAGPLCAGFSVALLLGSLLPSAGGGGAAGLPRYQVTVPRRLAPPAGREAEGQVSYQLQVGGRLLVAHLQQKGLFLVGHLPVFTYERGELVTSQPFLPSHCYYEGYVEGAPESLVVLSTCSGGLRGLLRIEGTSYGIEPIKASATCQHLLYRLGDVEGTPASCGVTTEALQHQGTKRQHVGPAVAARRHRWTHATYIEFCVVVEKEQFILYRGNESLLTNQVLEVINMVDSFYRALGAHVILVGLEIWTENNLITLPDTIGNALTEFNRWRNDVLYRRLQHDAGQLFMAKIYRGHAGRAYVGGICLVTDAASIVTWRFASVPFFSVTVAHELGHNLGMYHDYDKCHCNRTVGCIMAAVHVTTDQFSDCSREVYFNLLRDGAGFCLYNIPAPSKIFRRKHCGNKVVEGEEECDCGSELECKKDLCCQSTCKLKPGMVCAFGKCCKKCQILAKGKLCRAAVDECDLPEYCNGTSKWCQDDVYVQDGTPCSDMGYCYRGSCHNHNKQCADIFGRGAQKAPLSCFSNLNTRGDRFGNCGGGETGANYKKCKISDVLRGRIQCKNVKKIPPLKDHSTVVQTPMGHIWCWGTDHHAGTDVIDTGAVKDGTFCGNGKICLGRTCASVSHLNFDCDAKKKCNSRGVCTNTKNCHCNYGWAPPDCKFRGYGGSIDSGPVPVSKPVVSIWSGSLGNVIWIIIGISFVPALVSVLRKIGWVKAFRRLDVTQRKQTAAASAGDRQSLYKNGSISSKK; the protein is encoded by the coding sequence ATGGCGGCGGCGGGGCCGCTGTGCGCGGGCTTTTCCGTGGCGCTgctgctgggctccctgctgcctaGCGCGGGCGGTGGTGGGGCCGCAGGGCTTCCCCGCTACCAGGTGACGGTGCCCCGGCGGCTGGCGCCTCCTGCGGGCCGGGAGGCCGAGGGGCAGGTGTCCTACCAGCTGCAGGTGGGTGGGAGGCTGCTGGTTGCTCACCTGCAGCAGAAGGGCCTGTTCCTGGTCGGCCACCTCCCTGTGTTCACCTATGAGCGGGGTGAGCTGGTGACCAGCCAGCCCTTCCTCCCAAGCCACTGCTACTACGAGGGCTACGTGGAGGGCGCCCCGGAGTCACtggtggtgctgagcacctgctctggggggctgcggggactGCTGCGCATCGAGGGGACGAGCTACGGGATCGAGCCCATCAAGGCCTCCGCCACCTGCCAGCACCTCCTCTATCGGCTGGGGGACGTGGAGGGCACGCCTGCCTCATGTGGGGTGACCACTGAGGCGCTGCAACACCAAGGAACCAAGCGCCAGCACGTGGGGCCTGCTGTGGCAGCCAGACGTCACAGATGGACACATGCCACCTATATTGAGTTCTGTGTGGTGGTGGAGAAAGAGCAGTTCATCCTTTATAGAGGGAATGAAAGCCTCCTGACCAACCAGGTCCTTGAAGTGATCAATATGGTGGACTCCTTTTATCGTGCTCTGGGAGCTCATGTCATCCTGGTTGGACTAGAGATCTGGAccgaaaacaacctcatcacatTACCCGATACTATAGGCAATGCTCTTACTGAATTTAACCGTTGGAGGAATGATGTGCTCTATCGTCGCCTGCAGCATGATGCTGGACAGCTATTTATGGCTAAAATATACAGAGGGCATGCTGGGAGAGCATATGTAGGAGGCATCTGCCTTGTGACAGATGCAGCATCCATTGTCACGTGGCGTTTTGCTTCTGTGCCTTTTTTTTCAGTCACTGTTGCACATGAATTGGGTCATAATCTTGGCATGTATCATGACTATGATAAATGTCATTGTAACAGAACTGTTGGCTGCATCATGGCTGCTGTGCACGTAACTACTGATCAGTTCAGTGACTGCAGTCGTGAAGTATATTTTAATCTCCTCCGTGATGGCGCTGGATTCTGCCTATATAACATCCCAGCGCCCAGCAAAATATTTAGGAGGAAGCACTGTGGTAACAAGGTGGTGGAAGGGGAAGAAGAATGTGACTGTGGCTCAGAACTGGAATGCAAAAAAGACTTGTGCTGTCAGTCCACGTGCAAACTGAAACCAGGTATGGTTTGTGCTTTTGGAAAGTGCTGTAAAAAATGTCAAATTCTTGCTAAAGGAAAACTATGCAGAGCAGCTGTTGATGAGTGTGACCTTCCTGAGTATTGCAATGGGACTTCAAAGTGGTGCCAAGACGATGTGTATGTACAAGATGGAACTCCATGCAGTGACATGGGCTACTGTTATCGGGGAAGCTGCCATAACCACAATAAACAGTGTGCAGATATCTTTGGAAGAGGGGCACAAAAAGCTCCTCTAAGTTGCTTCAGTAACCTGAACACTCGAGGTGACCGGTTTGGCAATTGTGGTGGTGGTGAAACTGGAGCAAATTACAAAAAATGTAAAATCAGTGATGTCTTGCGTGGAAGGATTCagtgtaaaaatgtaaaaaaaataccTCCTTTGAAGGACCATAGTACTGTTGTACAAACGCCCATGGGTCATATCTGGTGTTGGGGTACAGACCATCATGCTGGGACTGATGTAATTGATACTGGGGCAGTGAAAGATGGCACATTTTGTGGTAATGGGAAAATTTGCCTTGGTAGGACATGTGCAAGTGTGTCGCATCTGAATTTCGATTGCGATGCTAAGAAAAAATGCAACAGTAGGGGAGTATGCACCAATACTAAAAATTGCCACTGTAACTATGGGTGGGCCCCTCCAGACTGTAAATTCCGAGGATATGGAGGAAGCATTGACAGTGGACCTGTTCCAGTGTCTAAGCCTGTGGTAAGTATATGGAGCGGCAGTTTGGGTAATGTTATCTGGATAATAATTGGCATCAGTTTTGTTCCTGCCCTTGTTTCAGTACTTAGAAAAATTGGATGGGTGAAAGCGTTTAGAAGGCTAGATGTCACACAGAGAAAacaaactgctgctgcttctgctggtgATAGACAGAGCCTCTATAAGAATGGCAGCATTAGTTCAAAAAAGTAA